In Deferribacteraceae bacterium V6Fe1, one genomic interval encodes:
- the mltG gene encoding endolytic transglycosylase MltG, with amino-acid sequence MLKKLFLLAIILTFTITTLLGVWIVNCKNFLERTYITYNLKIEKNEPFSSIYNKIFTHLKTPALFKYYLTKVQHFDKKIKYGTYKFENISIDEALNYIINGKTYQIKVTIPEGYNIYDIAGTLDKLNIAKFEKFAEKCLDGQFASSVIGINVKNVEGFLYPETYFFDENTEPEKIIEKMVETFFKNLPKQFEEKAKNMGLNIYEAVILASIIQKESYYKDELPLISSVFHNRLKKRMRLESDPTIIYGIYEDFDGNIRKKDLTDRSNIYNTYKISGLPPTPICNPDKYSLEAAINPATTDYLYFVADKEGKHHFSKSYAEHLKKVYKFQKR; translated from the coding sequence ATGCTTAAAAAACTTTTCTTATTAGCTATAATTTTGACTTTTACAATCACCACACTCTTGGGAGTGTGGATTGTTAATTGTAAAAATTTCCTTGAAAGGACTTATATAACTTACAACCTAAAAATTGAAAAAAATGAACCCTTTAGCTCTATATACAATAAGATTTTTACTCATTTAAAAACCCCCGCTTTATTCAAATATTACCTTACAAAAGTGCAACACTTTGACAAAAAAATAAAGTATGGGACTTACAAATTTGAAAACATATCAATAGATGAAGCTCTAAACTATATTATCAACGGTAAAACATATCAAATCAAGGTTACAATACCGGAAGGTTATAATATTTATGATATAGCAGGCACACTTGACAAATTGAACATTGCCAAATTTGAGAAATTTGCAGAAAAATGCCTTGATGGACAATTTGCATCTTCTGTTATCGGCATTAATGTCAAAAATGTGGAAGGCTTTCTGTATCCTGAAACATATTTTTTCGATGAAAATACCGAACCTGAAAAAATAATAGAAAAAATGGTTGAAACATTTTTTAAAAATCTACCCAAACAGTTTGAAGAAAAAGCTAAAAACATGGGGTTAAATATTTACGAAGCGGTGATACTCGCATCTATTATTCAAAAAGAATCTTATTACAAAGATGAATTACCTTTGATATCGTCCGTATTTCATAACAGGTTAAAGAAAAGAATGAGACTTGAATCCGATCCGACAATCATATACGGAATATATGAAGATTTTGACGGTAATATTAGAAAAAAAGATTTAACCGACAGAAGTAATATATACAACACTTACAAAATATCCGGACTGCCACCTACCCCTATTTGCAACCCTGATAAATATTCTCTTGAAGCCGCAATAAATCCAGCGACTACAGATTACCTATACTTTGTAGCAGATAAGGAAGGGAAACATCACTTTTCAAAAAGTTATGCAGAGCATTTAAAAAAGGTGTACAAGTTTCAAAAAAGGTAA